In Malania oleifera isolate guangnan ecotype guangnan chromosome 8, ASM2987363v1, whole genome shotgun sequence, a single window of DNA contains:
- the LOC131161515 gene encoding sucrose transport protein-like codes for MEVGNGRRDLNKGNGSPQEVDRRRGHGEHIRPSRLRKIVLVASIAAGVQFGWALQLSLLTPYVQLLGVPHVWAAFIWLCGPVSGMLVQPIVGYYSDRCTSRLGRRRPFIAAGAALVAVAVFLIGFAADLGKTFGDDMKKPIKPRAVAIFVVGFWILDVANNMLQGPCRALLADLSGSSHRKTRTANNFYSFFMAVGNVLGYAAGSYTRLYNIFPFTKTDACDVYCANLKSCFILSIALLTILTIVALTCIREKPLAALSKTGSRRNNSSIIDDDDDDSDDENDGKQSPSVSEPFLGEVVGALKDLPKPMRALLLVTCLNWIAWFPFLLFDTDWMGKEVYGGEVGKGKVYDQGVRAGSLGLMLNSVVLGVASLSVEHLGRAVGGVKRLWGGANFLLAVCLALTALITKMAESHRHFAPGGTEPLPPPTGIQAGALALFSVLGIPLAATFSIPFALASIFSSNAGAGQGLSLGVLNLAIVIPQMIVSVASGPWDALFGGGNLPAFIVGAVAAATSGILAFTLLPTPPPDQSVPSNKNPRNGSSSAAATQHS; via the exons ATGGAGGTTGGTAACGGAAGGAGGGATTTGAATAAGGGTAATGGATCTCCGCAGGAGGTCGACCGTCGTAGAGGCCACGGCGAGCACATACGCCCCAGCCGACTGAGAAAGATCGTGCTGGTGGCGTCCATAGCCGCCGGTGTCCAGTTCGGTTGGGCCCTCCAGCTCTCTCTTCTAACCCCCTACGTCCAACTCCTCGGTGTTCCCCACGTCTGGGCAGCCTTCATTTGGCTCTGCGGCCCCGTCTCCGGCATGCTCGTCCAGCCCATCGTCGGCTACTACAGCGACCGCTGCACCTCCCGCTTGGGCCGACGCCGTCCCTTCATCGCCGCGGGTGCCGCCCTCGTGGCCGTGGCAGTCTTCCTCATCGGCTTCGCCGCGGACCTCGGCAAGACCTTCGGCGACGATATGAAGAAGCCCATCAAGCCCCGCGCCGTCGCCATCTTCGTCGTCGGCTTCTGGATCCTGGACGTGGCAAACAACATGTTGCAGGGCCCATGCCGCGCCCTCCTGGCCGACCTCTCCGGCAGCAGCCACCGCAAGACCCGCACAGCCAACAACTTCTACTCCTTCTTCATGGCCGTCGGCAACGTGCTGGGCTACGCCGCCGGCTCCTACACCCGCCTCTACAACATCTTTCCCTTCACTAAAACCGACGCCTGCGACGTTTACTGCGCCAACCTGAAGAGTTGCTTCATTTTGTCCATCGCGCTGTTGACGATTCTCACCATCGTCGCCCTCACTTGCATTCGGGAGAAGCCGCTGGCGGCCCTGTCCAAGACGGGAAGCAGGAGGAACAACAGCAGCATCattgacgacgacgacgacgataGCGACGACGAGAACGATGGGAAGCAGAGTCCGTCGGTGAGCGAGCCGTTCCTGGGAGAAGTGGTTGGGGCGCTGAAGGATTTGCCGAAGCCGATGAGAGCGCTGCTGCTGGTGACGTGCTTGAACTGGATCGCGTGGTTCCCGTTCCTGCTGTTCGACACGGACTGGATGGGGAAGGAGGTGTACGGAGGAGAGGTGGGGAAGGGGAAGGTGTACGACCAGGGAGTGAGGGCGGGGTCTCTTGGCCTCATGCTCAACTCGGTGGTGCTGGGGGTCGCCTCCCTCAGCGTAGAGCACTTGGGGCGTGCCGTTGGAGGCGTCAAGCGCCTATGGGGTGGCGCCAACTTCTTGCTGGCCGTTTGCCTCGCCCTGACCGCTTTGATCACCAAGATGGCCGAGTCCCACCGCCACTTCGCCCCCGGTGGCACCGAACCCCTCCCGCCTCCCACCGGCATCCAGGCTGGAGCCTTGGCTCTATTCTCTGTCTTGGGGATACCGCTCGCG GCAACTTTCAGCATTCCCTTTGCCTTGGCATCCATATTCTCTAGCAATGCTGGTGCAGGTCAAG GACTTTCCTTGGGAGTTTTAAATCTTGCCATTGTTATTCCTCAG ATGATAGTGTCGGTAGCCAGTGGACCGTGGGACGCCCTGTTCGGTGGCGGGAACTTGCCGGCTTTCATAGTGGGAGCGGTGGCGGCAGCTACCAGCGGCATCCTGGCATTCACACTGCTGCCAACTCCGCCGCCGGACCAAAGCGTGCCATCCAATAAGAATCCGAGGAATGGAAGCAGTTCAGCTGCTGCAACGCAGCATTCGTGA